The DNA region GACGAGGTTGAACACGATCTGGCGCAGGCTCGTCGCGTCGGCGATCAGATGCGGCAGCCTCGGCGTAAGCTCGAGCGAGAGCGCAAGGCCGGCGCGCTCGGCGAGAGGCGTGAGTTGGGATACGGCGGCACGCAGCACATCGTCGGGCGCGATCTCGGCAAAGACGAGCTGGCGTGCAGCATCGCCTTGATCCGCGGTCGCCCCGCCGTCGGCGAGCATCCGGTCGATCAGGCCGAGCGCGTGCTGCGCGCTGTCGAGGATATCGGACGCATAGCCGACGTAGCGGTCCGAGCCGAGGGGACCGAAACGCTCGTCTCTCATGATCTCGGCCGCGGCGGCAATTGCGCTGACAGGCGTCTTGAGCTCATGGGCGAGGCTGGCGCGAAGCGCACGGGGGACGGCGGGCGCTTGGGCGGCGACGCCAGGCGCGGCGTCCGGCTCCCGGCCGGAGCCCGTCTCCGCTTCGTCGAGAACGGCAACTGTCGCGAGAACACGCGAGCCGTCGCGTCGCACCGAAACCCGGCACGGGCAGCCAAAAGCCCCGCCGCGCCCCCAAAACACCAGATGCTCGCGGGCACCTTCCGTTCCGGCGGAAAGCGCCCGCAGGCGGACGAGCGCCGGCATCGCCGCGTCGAGCGCTGGCGGCTGGCTCCCCTCTTCAAGCCCGAGAAGCGTCGCCCCGGAGGCATTGGCGGCCAGCACGCGCCCGCCTGCGACGTCGATCAGCCACACGGCAAGGCCGCCCTCGAGCTCGGACAAGGCCGACGAGGAGAGATCTGTGGCGAACGCGATGACAGGACCATGGGCCATGGTCGAAAGAGTAGCCGTCCTCGCACCTTGGCGCGAGGACCTTCGGCAATTTATGAGCAGAATAACCGCGGCCTGGGAAGCAAGGGCTGGGCAACCCGCTCAATCCCGCCCGCGGCGCCCCGACGGCCCCGGCAGATGCTGGATGGCAATCCGCATCAGCTCCGGCAGGCTGCGTGCGCCGAGCTTCATCTTGATCTGCGACGTCGTGTTGGCGACCGTCTTGTAACTGATGTTGAGTTCTTCCGCGATCACGCCGTAGGACTTGCCCTCGGCGATGAGCGACAGCGTCTGCAACTCGCGCACGGTGAGCGCCTGCAGCGGGCTGGCGTTGAGTCGTGTTTCGCTGAAGGCGATTTCGGACGCCACCTCATGGCTGAGATAGGGCCGCCCCTGCCGCACGGTGTTAAACGCTTTGAGGAACTCGTCCGACGGCGCATCCTTGAGCAGATAGCCGGTGGCGCCGGCTTCGAGCGCGCGGCGGATGATCATCGGATCGCTATGCATGCTGAGCACGAGGATCGGCGTCTTCTTGTCGTGCAACCGCAGCCGGCGCACGAATGACAGGCCACCGAGCGCAGCCGTCTTGATCGAGAGATCGACGATGATGACGTGCGGATGATGCGCGCGGTATTGCCGATATCCGTCCGCCAGCCCCGCCGCCTGCAGCACGCGCGCGATCTCCGCATCCTCGAGAATGCGCGCGCATCCCTGCAGCACGAACGGATGATCATCGATGATGAGCACGCGGAGCGGCTCGGCGCCTTGCATCATAGCTAGTCCCATAGTGTCTGGTCTTTCGTCACGATTTCGACCCGTAGCGAGCCTTGAGGGTTGCGAGCGCGTCCGCGCGTGATGCGCTGGCGGCTCGGAGATTGAAGTAGTATTGGCTGATCGAGCCGTAGCCTTCTGCCTGACCGACCTCTCCGCCGATGCCTGTCAGGCCATCGAGCACGACCGTGGCACCTTCGCTGAGCCCGATCTGATGCAGCATGGCTTCGACCTGCACGGAACGGTTCGCAATCATGCGCTCGCTCTCCCGATAGCGCTTGTGCGCCGTGGCGAGCAATTGGGCGATGCGCTGCACCTCGGGATCGCTGGCGAGCCGAGGCTGATCCTCTTCACGGCTGACGAGCCATTGCGCCGGACTGATCGGAGCAGCGACCTCGAGCCATTTAACCTTATGCGGCGCGTCCACGGCAGCTTCCTTGCGCGTGCCGTCGCGCGAGATCGGAGCTTCATCGCTGCACGCCGAGAGTCCAGTGAGTACGAGGCCCGAGAGGAGAACCAGGATGGCGACGCGAGCCGGGCGGTTTCTGCAAGCTGTGGCGTGATGATTGGTGAACTGCATGCCCGAGCCTTCTGTTGAATGCGTACGCAGCGCGAACGCACGCGCGACGCACGTAAAACGAAACACCACAAGACGACGCAATGCGGCGATCACAATAACGTTACATCGTTACGTTTTTGCCCATTGCCTGAGCAAGCCCGGGTCGTTTGCAAAGTTGTCCCGTCGATGTCTGCCAGTTGGACTAAAGACGTCCTCGAATGTCGCGGTCTAGCGTGCGGCCACGGTTCAAGAAGCGTGACCGAGCAGGGCGGAACAAGCCTTTGACGGGCTAGCAGATCGGGGCCGTGGCCGTGATGGCGCCGGACGTGGTCGGGGCACTCACGACAGTGGAAAGAGACAGACGACGCGAAGCGGCTGACGGGGGTAACGCCCGCAGTTTTTCGCGAACGATATGTCTCGGCCTTGGGATGGATAACGCGAGGTTTTGGGAATGAAGAAGCACCTGGGTACGGGGCTGCTGGCTGGCGCGTCTTGCGTCGCGCTGACGGTCGCCATGGCATCCTCCTCGTTCGCCAACGACAAGCTCAATGAGCTGTCGAAGAGCAACGAGGCATGGGTCATGCCGGGCAAGAACTATAGCTCACAGAACTATAGCCCCAATACGCAGATCAACACCGAGAACGTGAAGCAGCTTCGCGCTGCCTGGTCGTTCTCGACCGGTCTGCTGCACGGGCATGAGGGAACGCCGCTGGTCGTAAATGGCGTCATGTACGTCCACACCTCGTTCCCCAACAACACGTTCGCTCTCGATCTGAATGATCCGGGCCACATCCTGTGGCAGCACAAGCCGAAGCAGGATCCGGCTGCACGCTCGGTCGCTTGTTGCGACCTCGTCAACCGCGGTCTGGCCTACTGGCCGGGTGACGGCGACACGCCGCCGCTGATCATCAAGACCCAGCTCGACGCTCATCTCGTGGCGCTCAACGCCGAGACGGGTGAGGAGTACTGGAAGGTCGAGAACGGCGACATCAAGGTCGGCCAGACGCTGACCCAGGCGCCGTACGTGATCAAGGACCTCGCTCTCGTCGGTTCGTCCGGCGCCGAGCTCGGCGTTCGCGGCTACACGACGGCCTACAACGTCAAGACGGGCGAGCAGGTTTGGCGCGTCTACGCGACCGGACCCGATGAGGACATCGGCCTCGCCGATGACTTCAACAGCGCCAACCCGCACTACGGCCAGAAGGGCCTTGGCACGGGCACCTGGGAAGGCGACGCCTGGAAGATCGGCGGCGGCACCAACTGGGGCTGGTACGCCTTTGACCCGGAGACGAACCTCTTCCATTACGGCTCGGGCAACCCGGCGCCGTGGAACGAGACGATGCGTCCGGGCGACAACAAGTGGACGATGACCATCTGGGGTCGCGACGCAGACACTGGCAAGGCCAAGTTCGGCTACCAGAAGACGCCGCACGACGAGTGGGACTATGCCGGCGTCAACGTCATGATCCTCTCGGAGCAGACGGACAAGGAAGGCAAGAAGCGTAAGCTTCTGACGCACCCGGACCGTAACGGCATCGTCTACACCCTCGACCGGGAGAACGGCGACCTGATCTCGGCCAACAAGCTCGACGACACGGTCAACTGGGTGAAGCAGGTCGACCTGAAGACGGGTCTTCCGGTTCGCGATCCTGAGTTCGGCACGCGCATGGACCACAAGGGCAAGGAAATCTGCCCGTCGGCCATGGGCTACCACAACCAGGGCCACGACTCCTACGATCCCACGAAGGAACTCTTCTTCATGGGCATCAACCACATCTGCATGGATTGGGAGCCCTTCATGCTTCCCTATCGTGCCGGCCAGTTTTTTGTCGGCGCCACGCTGTGGATGTACCCGGGCCCGAAGGGCGATCGCCAGAACTACCTCGGCCTCGGTCAAATCAAGGCCTACAACGCGATCACCGGCGACTACAAGTGGGACAAGATGGAGCGCTTCTCCGTCTGGGGCGGCACGCTTGCGACCGCTGGCAACCTGGTGTTCTACGGAACGCTGGACGGCTTCATCAAGGCCCGCAACTCCGACACCGGCGAGCTGCTTTGGAAGTACAAGCTTCCCTCGGGCGTGATCGGTCACCCGATGACGTATGAGCACAAGGGCACCCAGTACGTCGCCATCATGTACGGCGTCGGTGGCTGGCCGGGCGTTGGCCTCGTGTTCGACCTGCAGGATCCGACAGCCGGTCTCGGCGCGGTCGGCGCCTTCAAGAACCTCGCCAACTACACCCAGATGGGTGGTGGCCTCCAGGTGTTCTCGCTTGATGGCAAGAACCCCTACTCCGAGGACATCAACGTCGGTGAGTACGAGAAGGGCTGATAAGGCCTGATCGAAAAACGCCGCAGCGCCGAAATTCCGCTCCTCGGAAACAGGCGCTGCGGCGGACCGATCTCAAAACCAAAACGAAAGACGCGACCAAAGAGACCAAGAGGCACACTTCGAAATGTCCACAAGGGTCGCGCAGAGCAAAAGCCGCAAGGCTCGGACTGAAGTCACGAGCAAAAGAAACGGCAAGCTCAAACCACAAGAGGAAACCCAGGGTGAAAACGATGAAGCGTCTAGCGTCCTCCCGCTTCTGCAAATTGGCCACCACGGTCGTGGCGCCGCTCCTTGCATGCGGCCTCCTCACCGGTAAAGCGTCGGCCCAAGACGATACGACATCGGATGTGCTGCGCATCTGCGCGGCTGCCGACGAACTCCCATTTTCCAACCGCGACGGTTCCGGTTTCGAGAACAAGATCGCGGTCGCACTTGCAGAGACCATGGGCCGCAAGCCGCAGTTCGTGTGGTTCTCGCGCCCCGGCATCTACATCATCCGCGACCAGCTCGATATGAAGATGTGCGACGTCGTGATGGGGCTCGATACGGGCGATCCGCGCGTTGCGACGACGAAGCCGTATTACCGTGCGCCATACGTCTTCATCCAGCGCAAGGACTCGAAGCTCGATATCAAGGACTGGAACAGTCCGGATCTCGCCAAGGCGAACAAGATCGGCTTCACGCCCGGCACGCCGGCCCAGATCATGCTCGAGAAGATCGGTCTCTTCCGCGAGCACTTCAACTACATGCACTCGCTGACCAACTTCCAGGATCGGCGCAATAAGTTCACGCGCATTCCGCCGACCCGCATGGTCAACGAGGTGGCCGACGGAACGGCGGACGTGGCCGTCAACTTCGCCCCCGAGGTCGCACGCTACGCGAAAGCGTCCGATCGGGTGAAGCTGACGATCATCCCAGACAACAATGTGCGCAGCGACGGCGAGAAGGTGCCTCACCACTTCGACCAGTCCGTCGGCGTTCGCAAGGACGACACGGCCCTGCTCTCGGCGCTCGAGCTCGCGCTCGACAAGGCTAAGCCGAAGATCGAGGAGATCCTGAAGGATGAAGGGATCCCGCTCGTTGCGGGCCTCCCGAGATCATGAGCTTCAAACGGAAAACACGAACAACAACGGGTTCGACTACAGGATGAAGAAAAGAAAGTTCGGCTGGACTTCAGCACTGATCGTGAGCTGCGTACTGGCAACTGGAAGCGTCGCGGCGGAATCGTTCCGCCACACAATCACTGGCGAGGACCTGAACGTACCGGAGTCCTCTCTTCCTGAGGGACGCGATTCCGAAGCCGCAAAGCACTTTCTCGAGACCGGCGTCAACCTCTACACAGAGGTACCGGGATGCTTTCCGAAAGGCGAGGAGATCTATCTGACCGCCTGCTCCGGCTGCCACGGCCATTACGGCGAAGGCAAGCTTGGTCCGGGTCTGGGAGACGCGTACTGGACCTACCCGAAGAACACGACGGACAAAGGTCTCTTTGAGACGATCTACGGCGGCGCCCAAGGTATGATGGGTCCCCACGCGGATCATTCCATCGACGACCTGCTGAAGCTCATCGCCTGGATTCGTCACATCTACTCGGGCGACGTTGCTGACGCGGACTGGCTGACGGAGGAGCAGAAGAAGAACTTCAAGCCGTTCAAGCCTGAAGAACACAAGCCAGCGGAAGGCGGCGAGCAGGTCGCCGACGCGGGCGAGTGCAAGGCATCCGCGCCATAGCCGAAGGGCGCTCCTGCTGCGGGAGCGCCACCGGTGACGCGTGGATGACAAAGCGGATCAAACCGCTCGACGTGGAAGTTTTGGATTGGAGGAACTGACCCATGAAGAAGTCTATTGTGACGCTCGCCGCCAGCGCGGTGATCCTCGCCGTTGGCACTGGCGTCGCCGGTGCGTATGACGGAACGAAGTGCAAGGCGCCCGGCGATTGCTGGGAACCGAAGCCGGGCTACCCGGAGAAGGTCGCGGGCTCGAAGTACGACCCGAAGCATGACCCGAAGGAGCTCGCGAAGCAGCAGACCGCGCTCGACGCTCAGGACGAGCGCAACGCGCAGCGCGCCGCACACTTCAAGAAGACCGGCAAGTGGGTCTACGACGTCAAGAAGATCCAGTAGTCGATCGGCGTTAGGTCTCCTCGGCTGCAGTGCCACGCTTGCAAGAGTGCTCTGCTTCCTCTCCGAGGGTTCTTGGGGTGCGGCTCAGGCCGCACCTCCTTTTGAACGAGGCGGCGGTTCGGCTCCGCAGGCCGCGAGGTAACAATGCCGCACGACGATAAGATCGACTCCGGCGTTTCCGTCGGACGAAGCGACCTGTCCGAATGGCGCACGCGGGCCCAACGCTTCGAAGCCGAGATTGCAAAAGCGGTGGTTGGGCAGGAGCGCGTCATCCGCCTCTTGACGATCGCACTTTTCGCGCGGGGACACGTGCTGCTCGAAGGTGACGTCGGCGTCGGCAAGACGACGCTGTTGCGCGCCGCAGCACGTTGTGTCGGTGGTGCCTACGAGCGCATCGAAGGCACCATCGACTTGATGCCCGGCGACCTGATCTATCACACCTATCTGGCCGAGGATGGCCGCCCTCGCGTCGAAGAGGGCCCCGTGTTGAGGGCCGGCGAGAATCTCGCCATCTTCTTCTTCAACGAGATCAACCGCGCCCGCCCGCAGGTGCACTCTCTGCTGCTCCGCCTGATGGCGGAGCGTAGCGTATCCGCTTTCAACCGCGAGTTTCGGTTCCCGCATCTCGTGGTCTTCGCCGACCGCAACCGCGTCGAGCGCGAGGAGACATTTGAGCTGCCGGCCGCCGCCCGCGACCGCTTCCTGATGGAAATCGCGATCACGACACCCACCGACGCGGAAGCCCGCCGCGCGCTCGCCTTCGATCCGCGTTTCCATGACGGCGACCGCCTGATCGGCGGGCTCGAGCCGAACATCCTCTCCTACGCCGAGCTGAATGACGTCGGGCATGCCATTCAGAGCGAGATCAAAACCAGCGAGGCGCTGGAGCGCTACGTGCTGGATCTCTGGCAGGCTGTGCGCAATCCGGCTGCCGGGGGCATCATGATCCCGGGCGTCGACACGCAGCGCCTCGTCGCCGCAGGCGCGAGCCCACGCGGCCTCTCCTACCTCGTGCGCGCCGCGCGCGTCGCGGCCTGGCTCGACGGCCGCAACATGGCCGTCCCCGAGGACGTACGCGCGGTGTTCTTCGAAACCATGGCGCATCGCATCTTCTTCGAACCGGTCTACGAGATGCGGCGCGAGATCATCGCGCGCGAGTTGATCGACGCGCTGTTCGAGACGGTTGCGGTGCCATGAGCGCCATGCCGAAGACGGCGGCGACGGTTCCGGTCGACCTGCCCTATCGGATCGTCTGGCGGAGCAGAGCCCTGCGACAGGGCACGCACCGAAGCGTGCAGTCGGGCGCCGGAGGCCTGTTCCGCGATCTCGCGACGCTGCTCGAGTACAACGACCCACGCCGTATCGACCTGCGCCAAAGCCTACGCGACCCGTTCGAGGCGCTGCATGTGCGCCGCTTCGAGGAGAAGAGCCAGATCGGCGTCGTCATGCTGCTTGACGTCTCGGGCTCGATGGGATTCCACGGCGCCGCACGCAAGATGGCCATCGCCGCCGACCTTGCTGAGGTCTTTGCGACGGCCGTGCGCCGGGCCGGCGATACCTTCGCGCTTTACGCCGCCGATGAGACGGTGCGCGAGGAGCTGTTCGTGCCCCCCACGCGTTCGCGCGTCGGCGAGGCGGACATGGTCGCGGCGTTGCGCGCCTACGTGCCCGAGCGCAAGGGGGCTGCGGGACTGATCGATGCCGCGCGCCGGATTGGGCGCCGGCGCAACCTGGTACTCGTCGTGTCGGATTTCCTGCTGCCCGAGGATCAACTCGCAACCCTGTTCGAGGAGCTTGCGGGCCACGACGTCGTTCCGATCCGCATCGCGGATTCACGCGAGAGCGCCAAGCTTCCCGCCTGGGGGCTCGTGGAGCTCGCCGATCTCGAAACTGGCCGGCGGCGCCTCGTAGCCATGAGGCCTGCTTTGCGGGCGGAGTGGCAAAGGAGGTTCGAGGCCCGCCGGTCTCTTTTCCGCACGCTGGCTGCGCGCTACGGGCGCGAGCCGTTCGAGATCACCGATTCCATCGCATGGGATCGCCTCGGTGCTCATCTGGCCACGGGAGCCTGAGACATGCGGCGCGCCGGCCTCGCTCTGTTGATGCTGGTGGGGCTCTCGGGGCGCTCGGCAGCCGAGGTGCGCGCCGTCCATACCATCGAGCCGCGCGCTTTCGGTTACTTCCTTGGCGATACGCTCGAGCGCGTCGTCGAGATCGAGACCGGTCCGGACGACGAGATCGTCCCGGCCTCGCTGCCGCGTACGGGGCCGTCCAACTACTGGCTCGAGGTGCGGGCCGTCGAGACGAGCTCCGAGCGCCACGGCGATGGCCGCCTGCACACGCTCAAGATCACGTACCAGACCTTCTACGCACCCATTGACCCGCGAAAGGTGACGATCCCCACCATGGACATCGGCATCCGCGGGCTGAACGGCAGCGAGACGGCGACGATTCCATCCTTCACGCTGATCACCTCGCCCATCCGTGAGATCTTCCCGGAGAAGAGCGGCGAGACGGCCGAGACCTTCCTGCGGCCGGATGCATCGGCTGAGCAGAGGCGCTCCGGCAGCCTGCGCACGGCAGCGCTTGGCGCCGCCGGCCTCTCCGCCCTGTTTCTTATCCTGCTCGCCCGCGATCTTGCGTGGTGGCCATTCCATACGCGCCCAACCCGGCCTTTCTCGCGCGCCGTGCGCGAGATCGGGCGCGCACTGGCCAAAGGCGGCGCGGATGGCTACCGGGGCGCGTTGCTCGCCATGCACCGCGCGTTTGATACCGCAGCCGGCCACCGTCTGCTGGCGGCGGATCTCGATACCTTCCTCGCGGCACATCCC from Hyphomicrobium sp. CS1GBMeth3 includes:
- the moxJ gene encoding methanol oxidation system protein MoxJ, giving the protein MKRLASSRFCKLATTVVAPLLACGLLTGKASAQDDTTSDVLRICAAADELPFSNRDGSGFENKIAVALAETMGRKPQFVWFSRPGIYIIRDQLDMKMCDVVMGLDTGDPRVATTKPYYRAPYVFIQRKDSKLDIKDWNSPDLAKANKIGFTPGTPAQIMLEKIGLFREHFNYMHSLTNFQDRRNKFTRIPPTRMVNEVADGTADVAVNFAPEVARYAKASDRVKLTIIPDNNVRSDGEKVPHHFDQSVGVRKDDTALLSALELALDKAKPKIEEILKDEGIPLVAGLPRS
- a CDS encoding methanol/ethanol family PQQ-dependent dehydrogenase, which encodes MKKHLGTGLLAGASCVALTVAMASSSFANDKLNELSKSNEAWVMPGKNYSSQNYSPNTQINTENVKQLRAAWSFSTGLLHGHEGTPLVVNGVMYVHTSFPNNTFALDLNDPGHILWQHKPKQDPAARSVACCDLVNRGLAYWPGDGDTPPLIIKTQLDAHLVALNAETGEEYWKVENGDIKVGQTLTQAPYVIKDLALVGSSGAELGVRGYTTAYNVKTGEQVWRVYATGPDEDIGLADDFNSANPHYGQKGLGTGTWEGDAWKIGGGTNWGWYAFDPETNLFHYGSGNPAPWNETMRPGDNKWTMTIWGRDADTGKAKFGYQKTPHDEWDYAGVNVMILSEQTDKEGKKRKLLTHPDRNGIVYTLDRENGDLISANKLDDTVNWVKQVDLKTGLPVRDPEFGTRMDHKGKEICPSAMGYHNQGHDSYDPTKELFFMGINHICMDWEPFMLPYRAGQFFVGATLWMYPGPKGDRQNYLGLGQIKAYNAITGDYKWDKMERFSVWGGTLATAGNLVFYGTLDGFIKARNSDTGELLWKYKLPSGVIGHPMTYEHKGTQYVAIMYGVGGWPGVGLVFDLQDPTAGLGAVGAFKNLANYTQMGGGLQVFSLDGKNPYSEDINVGEYEKG
- a CDS encoding MoxR family ATPase, with amino-acid sequence MPHDDKIDSGVSVGRSDLSEWRTRAQRFEAEIAKAVVGQERVIRLLTIALFARGHVLLEGDVGVGKTTLLRAAARCVGGAYERIEGTIDLMPGDLIYHTYLAEDGRPRVEEGPVLRAGENLAIFFFNEINRARPQVHSLLLRLMAERSVSAFNREFRFPHLVVFADRNRVEREETFELPAAARDRFLMEIAITTPTDAEARRALAFDPRFHDGDRLIGGLEPNILSYAELNDVGHAIQSEIKTSEALERYVLDLWQAVRNPAAGGIMIPGVDTQRLVAAGASPRGLSYLVRAARVAAWLDGRNMAVPEDVRAVFFETMAHRIFFEPVYEMRREIIARELIDALFETVAVP
- a CDS encoding HAMP domain-containing sensor histidine kinase — translated: MAHGPVIAFATDLSSSALSELEGGLAVWLIDVAGGRVLAANASGATLLGLEEGSQPPALDAAMPALVRLRALSAGTEGAREHLVFWGRGGAFGCPCRVSVRRDGSRVLATVAVLDEAETGSGREPDAAPGVAAQAPAVPRALRASLAHELKTPVSAIAAAAEIMRDERFGPLGSDRYVGYASDILDSAQHALGLIDRMLADGGATADQGDAARQLVFAEIAPDDVLRAAVSQLTPLAERAGLALSLELTPRLPHLIADATSLRQIVFNLVTNALKFTERGGRITVAAHYGGEGPLTIAVSDTGAGMTEDEVAQLLAGGGSSDRPRAGGGLGLGVPLVRALAEANGGKLTIASTPGQGTTASVVFAADHVIPV
- a CDS encoding VWA domain-containing protein, encoding MSAMPKTAATVPVDLPYRIVWRSRALRQGTHRSVQSGAGGLFRDLATLLEYNDPRRIDLRQSLRDPFEALHVRRFEEKSQIGVVMLLDVSGSMGFHGAARKMAIAADLAEVFATAVRRAGDTFALYAADETVREELFVPPTRSRVGEADMVAALRAYVPERKGAAGLIDAARRIGRRRNLVLVVSDFLLPEDQLATLFEELAGHDVVPIRIADSRESAKLPAWGLVELADLETGRRRLVAMRPALRAEWQRRFEARRSLFRTLAARYGREPFEITDSIAWDRLGAHLATGA
- a CDS encoding response regulator transcription factor; its protein translation is MQGAEPLRVLIIDDHPFVLQGCARILEDAEIARVLQAAGLADGYRQYRAHHPHVIIVDLSIKTAALGGLSFVRRLRLHDKKTPILVLSMHSDPMIIRRALEAGATGYLLKDAPSDEFLKAFNTVRQGRPYLSHEVASEIAFSETRLNASPLQALTVRELQTLSLIAEGKSYGVIAEELNISYKTVANTTSQIKMKLGARSLPELMRIAIQHLPGPSGRRGRD
- the moxG gene encoding cytochrome c(L), periplasmic, translated to MKGSRSLRASRDHELQTENTNNNGFDYRMKKRKFGWTSALIVSCVLATGSVAAESFRHTITGEDLNVPESSLPEGRDSEAAKHFLETGVNLYTEVPGCFPKGEEIYLTACSGCHGHYGEGKLGPGLGDAYWTYPKNTTDKGLFETIYGGAQGMMGPHADHSIDDLLKLIAWIRHIYSGDVADADWLTEEQKKNFKPFKPEEHKPAEGGEQVADAGECKASAP
- a CDS encoding methanol dehydrogenase [cytochrome c] subunit; its protein translation is MKKSIVTLAASAVILAVGTGVAGAYDGTKCKAPGDCWEPKPGYPEKVAGSKYDPKHDPKELAKQQTALDAQDERNAQRAAHFKKTGKWVYDVKKIQ